From Streptomyces sp. 6-11-2, one genomic window encodes:
- the pafA gene encoding Pup--protein ligase, translated as MDRRIFGLENEYGVTCTFRGQRRLSPDEVARYLFRRVVSWGRSSNVFLRNGARLYLDVGSHPEYATPECDNVIELVTHDKAGERILEGLLVDAERRLHEEGIAGDVYLFKNNTDSAGNSYGCHENYLVARHGEFSRLADILIPFLVTRQLLCGAGKVLQTPRGAVYCVSQRAEHIWEGVSSATTRSRPIINTRDEPHADAERYRRLHVIVGDSNMSETTMLLKVGATDLVLRMIEAGTVMRDLTLENPIRAIREVSHDITGRRKVRLASGREASALEVQREYYEKAVDFCERRGIRTGTVEQVLELWGRTLDAIETEDLDRIGTEIDWVMKYKLIERYRAKHNMTMSHPRVAQIDLAYHDIHRRRGLYYLLEKKGQATRICNDMKIFEGKSVPPQTTRARLRGDFIRRAQEQRRDFTVDWVHLKLNDQAQRTVLCKDPFRSVDDRVEKLIAGM; from the coding sequence ATGGACCGCCGCATTTTCGGGCTGGAGAACGAGTACGGCGTCACGTGCACGTTCAGGGGACAGCGCCGCCTGTCGCCTGACGAGGTGGCGCGGTACCTCTTCCGCCGTGTCGTGTCATGGGGCCGCAGCAGCAATGTGTTTCTGCGAAACGGCGCCCGGCTCTATCTCGACGTGGGATCACACCCGGAATACGCGACACCCGAGTGTGACAATGTGATCGAACTGGTCACCCACGACAAGGCCGGCGAGCGCATTCTCGAAGGACTCCTGGTGGACGCGGAACGACGCCTGCACGAGGAGGGAATCGCGGGCGACGTCTACCTTTTCAAGAACAACACCGACTCGGCGGGCAACTCCTACGGCTGCCACGAGAACTATCTGGTGGCACGGCACGGAGAGTTCTCGCGTCTCGCGGACATCCTCATCCCGTTCCTGGTCACCAGGCAGCTGCTCTGCGGGGCGGGCAAGGTGCTGCAGACCCCGCGCGGGGCGGTGTACTGCGTGAGCCAGCGGGCCGAGCACATCTGGGAGGGCGTCTCCTCGGCGACCACCCGTTCGCGGCCCATCATCAACACCCGCGACGAGCCGCACGCGGACGCGGAGCGCTACCGGCGGCTGCACGTCATCGTCGGCGACTCCAACATGTCCGAGACGACGATGCTGCTCAAGGTGGGCGCGACCGACCTGGTGCTGCGCATGATCGAGGCGGGCACGGTGATGCGCGACCTGACCCTGGAGAACCCGATCCGGGCGATCCGCGAGGTCAGCCACGACATCACGGGCCGCCGCAAGGTGCGCCTGGCCAGCGGCCGGGAGGCCTCCGCGCTGGAGGTGCAGCGGGAGTACTACGAGAAGGCCGTGGACTTCTGCGAGCGGCGCGGTATCCGCACCGGCACGGTGGAGCAGGTGCTGGAGCTGTGGGGCCGTACGCTGGACGCGATCGAGACCGAGGACCTCGACCGCATCGGCACCGAGATCGACTGGGTGATGAAGTACAAGCTCATCGAGCGGTACCGGGCCAAGCACAACATGACCATGTCGCACCCGCGGGTCGCCCAGATAGACCTCGCCTACCACGACATCCACCGCCGTCGTGGCCTGTACTACCTGCTGGAGAAGAAGGGTCAAGCCACCCGGATCTGCAACGACATGAAGATCTTCGAGGGCAAGTCGGTTCCCCCGCAGACCACTCGGGCACGGCTGCGCGGCGACTTCATCCGGCGGGCGCAGGAACAGCGCAGGGACTTCACCGTCGACTGGGTGCACCTGAAGCTCAACGACCAGGCACAGCGGACGGTGTTGTGCAAGGACCCGTTCCGTTCGGTGGACGACCGGGTGGAGAAGCTGATCGCCGGAATGTGA
- a CDS encoding FKBP-type peptidyl-prolyl cis-trans isomerase, producing MRRRSLLLSVPAGLVTLAACGNDKAGSSKASESASPSPSEPSAAPSPKIVSGPLPAITAGTKFGEKPTVAKGSGEPSKDIAVKTVIAGGGRTIAENDYVQAHYLGQIWNSAKLFDNSYDRKAPLVIQLAQGTIIDGWRYALAGKKVGSRVLFSVPPTWGYGTQGNAQAGIKGTDTLVFVVDLQDTFNSKSSAKGKTVAQDNADLPKIGTNTDGAAPSITVPRTAAPKKLVADYVIEGDGPVVKPENTVLVQYKGVLWDGGKEFDSTYKRDALTSFSLQQVVKGWADGLAGKKVGSRVLIVVPPALGYGDNPPPNSGIKKDSVLVFTVDILAAM from the coding sequence GTGCGCCGACGCTCACTTCTTCTTTCCGTACCCGCGGGACTTGTCACCCTGGCCGCCTGCGGCAACGACAAGGCCGGTTCGAGCAAGGCCAGCGAGAGCGCGTCGCCGTCGCCCTCCGAGCCGTCCGCGGCGCCCTCGCCGAAGATCGTCTCCGGGCCGCTGCCGGCGATCACCGCGGGCACGAAGTTCGGCGAGAAGCCGACCGTCGCCAAGGGCAGTGGTGAACCGTCGAAGGACATCGCCGTCAAGACGGTGATCGCGGGCGGTGGCCGCACCATCGCGGAGAACGACTACGTCCAGGCGCACTACCTGGGCCAGATCTGGAACTCGGCGAAGCTCTTCGACAACTCCTACGACCGCAAGGCCCCCCTGGTCATCCAGCTCGCCCAGGGCACGATCATCGACGGCTGGCGCTATGCCCTCGCCGGCAAGAAGGTGGGCAGCCGCGTCCTGTTCTCCGTGCCGCCCACCTGGGGATACGGCACGCAGGGCAACGCCCAGGCCGGGATCAAGGGCACCGACACGCTGGTGTTCGTCGTCGACCTCCAGGACACCTTCAACTCCAAGAGCTCGGCCAAGGGCAAGACGGTCGCCCAGGACAACGCCGACCTGCCCAAGATCGGCACCAACACCGACGGCGCCGCCCCGTCCATCACCGTGCCCAGGACGGCCGCGCCCAAGAAGCTCGTGGCCGACTACGTGATCGAGGGCGACGGTCCCGTGGTCAAGCCGGAGAACACCGTGCTCGTCCAGTACAAGGGCGTGCTGTGGGACGGCGGCAAGGAGTTCGACTCGACGTACAAGCGCGATGCGCTGACCTCGTTCTCCCTCCAGCAGGTCGTCAAGGGCTGGGCCGACGGACTGGCCGGCAAGAAGGTCGGCAGCCGGGTCCTGATCGTCGTTCCGCCGGCCCTGGGCTACGGCGACAACCCGCCCCCCAACAGCGGCATCAAGAAGGACTCGGTGCTGGTCTTCACGGTGGACATCCTGGCGGCGATGTAG